Proteins co-encoded in one Zalophus californianus isolate mZalCal1 chromosome 9, mZalCal1.pri.v2, whole genome shotgun sequence genomic window:
- the CTDSP2 gene encoding carboxy-terminal domain RNA polymerase II polypeptide A small phosphatase 2 — MEHGSIITQARREDALVLTKQGLVSKSSPKKPRGRNIFKAFFCCFRTQHVGQSSSSTELSAYKEEANTIAKSDLLHCLQYQFYQIPGTCLLPEVTEEDQGRICVVIDLDETLVHSSFKPINNADFIVPVEIEGTTHQVYVLKRPYVDEFLRRMGELFECVLFTASLAKYADPVTDLLDRCGVFRARLFRESCVFHQGCYVKDLSRLGRDLRKTLILDNSPASYIFHPENAVPVQSWFDDMADTELLNLIPIFEELSGAEDVYTSLGQLRAP, encoded by the exons GCCTGGTCTCCAAGTCCTCTCCTAAGAAACCCCGTGGACGGAACATCTTCAAGGCCTTTTTCTGCTGTTTTCGCACCCAGCATGTTGGCCAGTCAAGCTCCTCCACTGAGCTCTCCGCGTACAAGGAGGAAGCCAACACCATTGCTAAG TCGGATCTGCTCCACTGTCTCCAGTACCAATTTTATCAG ATCCCAGGGACCTGCCTGCTCCCAGAGGTGACAGAGGAAGATCAAGGAAGGATCTGCGTGGTCATTGACTTGGATGAAACCCTTGTGCATAGCTCCTTTAAG CCAATCAACAATGCCGACTTCATAGTGCCTGTAGAGATTGAGGGGACCACGCACCAG GTGTATGTGCTCAAGAGGCCTTACGTGGATGAGTTCCTGAGACGAATGGGGGAACTCTTTGAATGTGTGCTCTTCACTGCCAGCCTGGCCAAG TACGCCGACCCAGTGACGGATCTGCTGGACAGGTGTGGTGTGTTCCGGGCCCGCCTGTTCCGGGAGTCCTGCGTGTTCCACCAGGGCTGCTATGTCAAGGACCTCAGCCGCCTGGGAAGGGACCTGAGGAAAACCCTCATTCTGGACAACTCGCCCGCCTCTTACATCTTCCACCCAGAGAATGCG GTGCCCGTGCAGTCTTGGTTTGATGACATGGCAGACACTGAGCTGCTGAACCTGATCCCGATCTTTGAGGAGCTGAGCGGAGCAGAGGATGTCTACACCAGCCTTGGGCAGCTGCGGGCCCCTTAG
- the AVIL gene encoding advillin isoform X2 → MSLSSAFRAVGNDPGIITWRIETRRVGSLLSQDIHFWIGKDSSQDEQTCAAIYTTQLDDYLGGSPVQHREVQYHESDTFHGYFKQGIIYRKGGVASGMKHVETNTYDVKRLLHVKGKRNIRATEVEMSWNSFNQGDVFLLDLGKVIIQWNGPESNSGERLKAMLLAKDIRDRERGGRAEIGVIEGDEEAASPELMKVLQDTLGRRSIIKPAMPDEIMDQQQKSNIMLYHVSDSAGQLVVTEVATRPLVQDLLNHDDCYILDQSGTKIYVWKGRRATKTEKQTAMSKALNFIQMKGYPGSTNVETINDGAESAMFKQLFQKWAVKDQTVGLGKTFGVGKIAKVLQDKFDVTLLHTKPEVAAQERMVDDGNGEVEVWRIENLELVPVEHQRYGFFYGGDCYLVLYTYEVNGKPRYILYIWQGRHASKDELVASAYQAMEMDQQFDGAPVQVRVTMGKETRHFMAIFKGKLVIFEGGTSRKGNAEPDPPVRLFQIQGNDKSNTKAVEVPAFASSLNSSDAFLLQTQAEHYLWYGKGSSGDERAMAKELASLLCEGTENTVAEGQEPAEFWDLLGGKTAYANDKRLQQEILDVQPRLFECSNKTGRFVVTEITDFTQDDLNPGDVMLLDTWDQVFLWIGAEANAIEKEKALATAQEYLHTHPSGRDADTPILIIKQGFEPPIFTGWFLAWDPHVWSAGKSYKQLKEELGDATAITRITADVKNATLSLNSEPKYYAIEVLLKNQNQELPEDVNPAKKENYLSEQDFISVFGITRGQFAALPGWKQLQMKKEKGLF, encoded by the exons ATGTCTCTGAGCAGCGCCTTCAGGGCTGTGGGcaacgaccctgggatcatcacctggaGAATAGAG ACACGGAGAGTGGGCAGCCTCCTCTCCCAGGACATCCACTTCTGGATCGGGAAGGACTCCTCCCAGGATGAGCAGACCTGCGCAGCCATCTACACCACACAGCTGGATGACTACCTGGGGGGCAGCCCCGTGCAGCACCGAGAGGTCCAGTACCACGAGTCTGACACCTTCCACGGCTACTTCAAGCAGGGCATCAT CTACAGGAAGGGGGGCGTGGCCTCCGGGATGAAGCATGTGGAGACCAACACCTATGACGTGAAGCGGCTGTTACACgtgaaggggaaaagaaacatCAGGGCCACCGAG GTGGAAATGAGCTGGAACAGTTTTAACCAAGGCGATGTCTTCTTGCTGGACCTTGGGAAGGTCATCATCCAATGGAATGGCCCAGAAAGCAACAGCGGAGAGCGCCTGAAG GCTATGCTTCTGGCAAAGGATATTCGGGACAGGGAACGAGGGGGCCGTGCTGAAATAGGCGTGATTGAGGGAGACGAGGAGGCAGCAAGTCCGGAGCTGATGAAGGTCCTTCAGGACACCCTTGGCCGGCGCTCTATTATCAAGCCTGCCATGCCCGATGAGATCATGGACCAGCAGCAGAAATCAAACATCATGTTGTATCA TGTCTCGGACTCAGCTGGGCAGCTGGTGGTCACAGAGGTAGCGACAAGGCCCCTGGTCCAGGACTTACTGAACCATGAC GACTGCTACATCTTAGACCAAAGTGGAACCAAGATCTACgtgtggaaaggaagaagagccaCAAAGACTGAAAAACAGACGGCCATGTCTAAAGCCCTG AACTTCATCCAGATGAAGGGCTACCCTGGCAGCACCAATGTGGAGACCATCAATGATGGTGCTGAGTCGGCCATGTTCAAGCAGCTGTTCCAGAAGTGGGCAGTGAAGGACCAGACCGTGGGCCTGGGGAAAACGTTTGGTGTCGGCAAAATCG CTAAAGTTCTCCAGGATAAATTTGATGTGACTTTGCTGCATACCAAGCCGGAGGTCGCTGCCCAGGAAAGAATGGTCGATGATGGCAATGGGGAAGTTGAG GTCTGGAGGATTGAAAACCTGGAGCTGGTCCCTGTGGAGCATCAGCGGTACGGCTTCTTTTATGGGGGAGACTGCTATCTGGTTCTCTACACATACGAGGTGAATGGGAAGCCACGCTACATCTTGTATATCTGGCAG GGCCGCCACGCCTCCAAGGATGAGCTGGTGGCCTCGGCATACCAGGCCATGGAGATGGATCAGCAGTTTGACGGGGCGCCTGTGCAGGTCCGAGTCACCATGGGGAAGGAGACCCGCCACTTCATGGCCATCTTCAAAGGGAAGCTGGTTATCTTTGAG GGTGGGACTTCCAGAAAGGGAAATGCTGAGCCCGATCCCCCAGTAAGGCTCTTCCAGATTCAAGGAAATGACAAATCTAACACCAAAGCGGTGGAGGTTCCAGCCTTCGCCTCCTCCCTGAACTCCAGTGATGCCTTTCTGCTACAGACCCAGGCAGAGCACTACCTGTGGTACGGCAAG GGGTCTAGTGGGGATGAGCGGGCGATGGCTAAGGAGCTGGCCAGCCTTCTCTGCGAGGGCACCGAGAACACCGTGGCTGAGGGCCAGGAGCCGGCTGAGTTCTGGGACCTGCTGGGAGGAAAAACTGCCTATGCCAACGACAAAAG GCTACAGCAGGAAATCCTAGATGTGCAGCCTCGTCTCTTTGAATGTTCCAATAAGACTGGGCGGTTTGTTGTCACGGAGATCACAGACTTCACCCAGGATGACCTGAACCCAGGTGATGTGATGCTCCTAGATACCTGGGACCAG GTGTTCTTGTGGATTGGAGCTGAGGCCAATGCCATAGAGAAGGAGAAAGCCCTTGCGACGGCCCAGGAGTACCTGCACACTCACCCCAGCGGCCGGGATGCGGACACACCGATCCTGATCATCAAACAGGGCTTTGAGCCTCCCATCTTCACAGGCTGGTTCTTGGCGTGGGACCCTCATGTCTGGAGC GCAGGGAAATCCTACAAGCAGTTAAAAGAAGAGCTGGGAGATGCTACTGCTATCACGAGAATCACTGCT GACGTGAAGAATGCAACCCTCTCCCTGAATTCTGAGCCAAAATATTACGCTATAGAagttctgctgaaaaatcaaaaTCAGGAGTTGCCTGAGGATGTGAACCCTGCCAAAAAGGAG aATTACCTCTCTGAACaggattttatttctgtgtttggcATCACAAGAGGGCAATTTGCTGCTCTGCCTGGCTGGAAGCAGCtccaaatgaagaaagaaaaggggcttTTCTAA
- the AVIL gene encoding advillin isoform X1 codes for MSLSSAFRAVGNDPGIITWRIEKLELALVPQSAHGNFYEGDCYVILSTRRVGSLLSQDIHFWIGKDSSQDEQTCAAIYTTQLDDYLGGSPVQHREVQYHESDTFHGYFKQGIIYRKGGVASGMKHVETNTYDVKRLLHVKGKRNIRATEVEMSWNSFNQGDVFLLDLGKVIIQWNGPESNSGERLKAMLLAKDIRDRERGGRAEIGVIEGDEEAASPELMKVLQDTLGRRSIIKPAMPDEIMDQQQKSNIMLYHVSDSAGQLVVTEVATRPLVQDLLNHDDCYILDQSGTKIYVWKGRRATKTEKQTAMSKALNFIQMKGYPGSTNVETINDGAESAMFKQLFQKWAVKDQTVGLGKTFGVGKIAKVLQDKFDVTLLHTKPEVAAQERMVDDGNGEVEVWRIENLELVPVEHQRYGFFYGGDCYLVLYTYEVNGKPRYILYIWQGRHASKDELVASAYQAMEMDQQFDGAPVQVRVTMGKETRHFMAIFKGKLVIFEGGTSRKGNAEPDPPVRLFQIQGNDKSNTKAVEVPAFASSLNSSDAFLLQTQAEHYLWYGKGSSGDERAMAKELASLLCEGTENTVAEGQEPAEFWDLLGGKTAYANDKRLQQEILDVQPRLFECSNKTGRFVVTEITDFTQDDLNPGDVMLLDTWDQVFLWIGAEANAIEKEKALATAQEYLHTHPSGRDADTPILIIKQGFEPPIFTGWFLAWDPHVWSAGKSYKQLKEELGDATAITRITADVKNATLSLNSEPKYYAIEVLLKNQNQELPEDVNPAKKENYLSEQDFISVFGITRGQFAALPGWKQLQMKKEKGLF; via the exons ATGTCTCTGAGCAGCGCCTTCAGGGCTGTGGGcaacgaccctgggatcatcacctggaGAATAGAG AAACTGGAGCTGGCGCTGGTACCCCAGAGTGCCCATGGCAACTTCTATGAGGGGGACTGCTACGTCATCCTCTCG ACACGGAGAGTGGGCAGCCTCCTCTCCCAGGACATCCACTTCTGGATCGGGAAGGACTCCTCCCAGGATGAGCAGACCTGCGCAGCCATCTACACCACACAGCTGGATGACTACCTGGGGGGCAGCCCCGTGCAGCACCGAGAGGTCCAGTACCACGAGTCTGACACCTTCCACGGCTACTTCAAGCAGGGCATCAT CTACAGGAAGGGGGGCGTGGCCTCCGGGATGAAGCATGTGGAGACCAACACCTATGACGTGAAGCGGCTGTTACACgtgaaggggaaaagaaacatCAGGGCCACCGAG GTGGAAATGAGCTGGAACAGTTTTAACCAAGGCGATGTCTTCTTGCTGGACCTTGGGAAGGTCATCATCCAATGGAATGGCCCAGAAAGCAACAGCGGAGAGCGCCTGAAG GCTATGCTTCTGGCAAAGGATATTCGGGACAGGGAACGAGGGGGCCGTGCTGAAATAGGCGTGATTGAGGGAGACGAGGAGGCAGCAAGTCCGGAGCTGATGAAGGTCCTTCAGGACACCCTTGGCCGGCGCTCTATTATCAAGCCTGCCATGCCCGATGAGATCATGGACCAGCAGCAGAAATCAAACATCATGTTGTATCA TGTCTCGGACTCAGCTGGGCAGCTGGTGGTCACAGAGGTAGCGACAAGGCCCCTGGTCCAGGACTTACTGAACCATGAC GACTGCTACATCTTAGACCAAAGTGGAACCAAGATCTACgtgtggaaaggaagaagagccaCAAAGACTGAAAAACAGACGGCCATGTCTAAAGCCCTG AACTTCATCCAGATGAAGGGCTACCCTGGCAGCACCAATGTGGAGACCATCAATGATGGTGCTGAGTCGGCCATGTTCAAGCAGCTGTTCCAGAAGTGGGCAGTGAAGGACCAGACCGTGGGCCTGGGGAAAACGTTTGGTGTCGGCAAAATCG CTAAAGTTCTCCAGGATAAATTTGATGTGACTTTGCTGCATACCAAGCCGGAGGTCGCTGCCCAGGAAAGAATGGTCGATGATGGCAATGGGGAAGTTGAG GTCTGGAGGATTGAAAACCTGGAGCTGGTCCCTGTGGAGCATCAGCGGTACGGCTTCTTTTATGGGGGAGACTGCTATCTGGTTCTCTACACATACGAGGTGAATGGGAAGCCACGCTACATCTTGTATATCTGGCAG GGCCGCCACGCCTCCAAGGATGAGCTGGTGGCCTCGGCATACCAGGCCATGGAGATGGATCAGCAGTTTGACGGGGCGCCTGTGCAGGTCCGAGTCACCATGGGGAAGGAGACCCGCCACTTCATGGCCATCTTCAAAGGGAAGCTGGTTATCTTTGAG GGTGGGACTTCCAGAAAGGGAAATGCTGAGCCCGATCCCCCAGTAAGGCTCTTCCAGATTCAAGGAAATGACAAATCTAACACCAAAGCGGTGGAGGTTCCAGCCTTCGCCTCCTCCCTGAACTCCAGTGATGCCTTTCTGCTACAGACCCAGGCAGAGCACTACCTGTGGTACGGCAAG GGGTCTAGTGGGGATGAGCGGGCGATGGCTAAGGAGCTGGCCAGCCTTCTCTGCGAGGGCACCGAGAACACCGTGGCTGAGGGCCAGGAGCCGGCTGAGTTCTGGGACCTGCTGGGAGGAAAAACTGCCTATGCCAACGACAAAAG GCTACAGCAGGAAATCCTAGATGTGCAGCCTCGTCTCTTTGAATGTTCCAATAAGACTGGGCGGTTTGTTGTCACGGAGATCACAGACTTCACCCAGGATGACCTGAACCCAGGTGATGTGATGCTCCTAGATACCTGGGACCAG GTGTTCTTGTGGATTGGAGCTGAGGCCAATGCCATAGAGAAGGAGAAAGCCCTTGCGACGGCCCAGGAGTACCTGCACACTCACCCCAGCGGCCGGGATGCGGACACACCGATCCTGATCATCAAACAGGGCTTTGAGCCTCCCATCTTCACAGGCTGGTTCTTGGCGTGGGACCCTCATGTCTGGAGC GCAGGGAAATCCTACAAGCAGTTAAAAGAAGAGCTGGGAGATGCTACTGCTATCACGAGAATCACTGCT GACGTGAAGAATGCAACCCTCTCCCTGAATTCTGAGCCAAAATATTACGCTATAGAagttctgctgaaaaatcaaaaTCAGGAGTTGCCTGAGGATGTGAACCCTGCCAAAAAGGAG aATTACCTCTCTGAACaggattttatttctgtgtttggcATCACAAGAGGGCAATTTGCTGCTCTGCCTGGCTGGAAGCAGCtccaaatgaagaaagaaaaggggcttTTCTAA